The Ahaetulla prasina isolate Xishuangbanna chromosome 11, ASM2864084v1, whole genome shotgun sequence genome contains a region encoding:
- the LOC131204944 gene encoding rho GTPase-activating protein 20-like isoform X3 translates to MKPVVQRRRSTSAALSKALGKSKHRSSREIILSSSHGDNGLPAGAFSNPNSIFILDERVQLSLGLQTQERHLFLFSNMLIVAKSNSSEVKERWLSMLLWHIYEMKQTEYAKSLPMQILVTDREKSSSNTALSISNMETADDIIKKATEQLGVPGRPSDYHLWVISGRDNPAYPLIGHEHPFSIILGCLRGSVNQMRGPSNGLLLPEEYETSLLDQLPMDRRCQFILKPKPQAPVQLRRAPLQKHFKRKKSLIDWALRRSVSTPTGSPASQSPTNPRKLFGLSLTSVCPDGTLPKPIMDILYLLYHEGPSTRGIFRRSANAKNCKELKEKLNSGDDVQVDGESVFVAAAIITDFLRNIPDSILSSDMHNLWMEAMDKESRAQKIEAIQSLVKQLPEANLLLLRHLFGVLHHIEQNAVENQMNAFNLALCIAPNMLWLPSPTGPEEESKATKKVAMLVQFLIENSAEIFGGDIASLFQKPEKKKSRSVDDLLVQHNDSSDEMEYATSYQERGQQRYGLEGDNGLFSPSGGLILSEEQEDWDLFSEITACYQNKARKNASTDSYDLLEEESSFCSLGSISSLSPARNRCSSEPSVCLSSQFPAQDHEPVARQSSCDATIMHSHGNYIHRLKQLQLESQKLIDEGLSPGLSRARQNFWRSPLCSHVAKKVSTEKTSLSNRSSFSSLSSTTTSPSASSLSSLDSAFSYCSESSAFSPMDVLSLPFMFGTSTRLHALSPKEPKKPLKGLHKSFTPPLPQGPGNMDSCRDSVRQVEDEEKSHGRDEGQAFMSLRMTGNLGNEDNLEKNQQESQFTKMPSLVLGRHSSEDPDRRHHIPAPVNQYVQREKSVKHLEVKRAEPALHGQESLKRTKITVYMAPKERSPRDSPVVAEEAVVTVSNQGTSSDGKHSSSEGTSKSLPTVRVHIPQTVFYGQNTPLVLHSISRRYHQGSMGHSSQEKLPQRAALAEDPGQLLTHLEEKPSQDGSGTFHFFLPASIRNTVREYFSQDNPKDFAPTGAEMVEKELIRGRVEWLRSQSCPSVQAEEHNSFMLAEETFV, encoded by the exons CAGGGAAATTATTTTGTCATCCTCACACGGAGATAATGGATTACCAGCTGGAGCTTTCAGCAACCCAAATTCCATCTTCATCTTGGACGAGCGGGTCCAGCTTTCTCTGGGCTTGCAAACCCAAGAGAGGCATTTGTTCCTCTTCAGCAACATGCTAATTGTTGCCAAATCCAA cTCTTCGGAAGTGAAGGAAAGATGGCTGTCCATGCTGCTCTG GCATATCTATGAAATGAAGCAGACTGAGTATGCCAAAAGTTTGCCTATGCAGATTTTGGTAACGGACAGGGAGAAAAGCTCTTCT aACACGGCATTAAGCATCTCCAACATGGAAACCGCTGACGATATTATCAAAAAGGCCACAGAACAGTTGGGGGTTCCT GGGAGACCAAGTGACTATCACCTCTGGGTAATCTCAGGAAGGGACAATCCTGCATACCCTCTGATTG GACATGAGCATCCCTTCAGCATTATCCTGGGTTGCCTCCGAGGCTCCGTGAACCAGATGCGAGGCCCCAGCAACGGCCTGCTGCTTCCTGAGGAGTATGAAACATCACTGTTGGACCAGCTGCCCATGGACCGGCGGTGCCAGTTCATCCTGAAGCCCAAACCCCAGGCTCCGGTGCAGTTGCGGAGAG CCCCTTTGCAGAAACATTTCAAGCGGAAGAAGTCCCTGATCGACTGGGCTCTTCGGCGAAGTGTCAGCACCCCGACGGGCAGTCCTGCCTCTCAGTCCCCAACCAACCCCCGAAAACTCTTTGGCTTGTCCTTAACATCGGTCTGTCCTGACGGAACTCTTCCCAAACCCATCATG GACATTTTGTATCTGCTCTACCACGAAGGTCCTTCCACACGGGGCATCTTCAGGCGCTCTGCCAATGCCAAAAATTGCAAGGAGCTGAAAGAGAAGCTCAACTCAGGCGACGATGTCCAAGTGGATGGTGAATCTGTCTTCGTGGCGGCAGCAATCATTACG GACTTTCTACGAAATATACCTGACAGTATTCTGTCCTCAGACATGCACAATCTATGGATGGAAGCCATGGATAAAGAAAGCCGAGCTCAAAAGATTGaagccatccagag CTTAGTGAAGCAGCTTCCGGAGGCCAACCTCCTTTTGCTCAGGCACCTGTTTGGAGTCTTGCACCATATTGAGCAGAATGCGGTGGAGAATCAGATGAATGCCTTCAACCTGGCTCTTTGCATCGCCCCCAACATGTTGTGGCTTCCCAGTCCCACTGGACCCGAGGAGGAAAGCAAGGCAACCAAGAAG GTGGCCATGTTGGTGCAATTCCTAATCGAAAACTCTGCTGAAATTTTTGGAGGAGACATTGCTTCCCTGTTCCAGAAGCCAGAGAAGAAGAAGTCCCGAAGTGTGGATGACTTGCTAG TTCAGCACAACGATTCCTCGGATGAGATGGAATATGCTACCTCTTACCAAGAAAGAGGCCAACAACGTTATGGGCTTGAAGGAGACAATGGCCTGTTCAGCCCATCTGGAGGGCTGATTCTCAGTGAGGAACAAGAAGACTGGGATTTGTTCAGTGAGATCACTGCTTGCTACCAGAATAAAGCCAGGAAAAACGCAAGTACTGACAGTTATGACCTCCTTGAAGAAGAAAGTTCCTTCTGCTCTCTCGGTTCCATCAGTTCCCTCAGCCCTGCAAGGAACCGATGCTCCTCGGAGCCCAGTGTTTGCTTGAGCTCTCAGTTCCCTGCCCAGGACCACGAGCCAGTGGCCCGCCAATCCAGTTGTGACGCCACCATCATGCATAGCCATGGCAATTACATCCATAGGCTCAAGCAGTTGCAGCTGGAGAGTCAGAAGCTCATTGATGAAGGTTTGAGCCCCGGGTTGAGCAGAGCAAGGCAAAACTTCTGGAGGTCACCTCTGTGCAGCCACGTGGCAAAGAAGGTCAGCACTGAGAAAACAAGTCTGTCCAACCGGTCCAGCTTCTCCAGCCTGTCCTCCACCACCACTTCTCCCTCAGCTTCCTCCTTAAGCTCCCTAGACAGTGCCTTCTCCTATTGCTCTGAGTCCTCTGCCTTCAGCCCCATGGATGTCTTGAGCCTGCCCTTCATGTTTGGTACTTCCACCAGGCTCCATGCTTTGTCCCCCAAAGAGCCTAAGAAGCCCTTGAAAGGATTGCACAAGTCCTTTACTCCTCCTTTGCCCCAAGGCCCTGGCAATATGGACTCTTGCCGTGACAGTGTCAGGCAAGTGGAGGATGAAGAGAAAAGCCATGGCAGAGACGAGGGGCAGGCTTTCATGTCCCTTAGGATGACTGGAAATCTAGGAAATGAGGACAACTTGGAAAAAAACCAGCAAGAGTCGCAGTTCACCAAGATGCCCTCTCTGGTTCTTGGGAGACACAGTTCTGAAGACCCTGACCGCAGGCATCATATTCCTGCTCCAGTGAACCAGTATGTACAGAGGGAGAAATCTGTGAAGCACCTAGAGGTCAAACGTGCAGAACCTGCTCTTCACGGTCAAGAGAGTTTGAAGCGCACCAAGATAACAGTGTACATGGCCCCCAAAGAGCGAAGTCCAAGGGATTCCCCAGTGGTGGCAGAGGAAGCAGTTGTGACTGTGAGCAACCAGGGTACCAGCTCAGATGGAAAACACAGTAGCAGTGAAGGCACTTCCAAGAGCCTACCAACTGTACGGGTTCATATTCCCCAGACAGTCTTTTACGGACAAAACACTCCTTTGGTACTCCATTCCATTTCAAGGAGGTACCACCAAGGATCTATGGGCCATTCGTCACAGGAGAAGCTTCCACAAAGGGCCGCTCTGGCAGAAGACCCAGGGCAGCTGCTGACACATCTGGAAGAGAAGCCCAGCCAGGATGGCAGTGGCACTTTCCACTTCTTTCTCCCAGCTTCCATTCGCAACACAGTCCGGGAATACTTCAGCCAGGACAATCCCAAAGACTTTGCCCCAACAGGAGCAGAAATGGTGGAGAAGGAACTGATCCGGGGTAGAGTCGAGTGGCTTAGAAGCCAGTCCTGCCCCAGTGTCCAAGCTGAGGAGCACAACAGCTTCATGTTGGCAGAGGAGACCTTTGTTTAA
- the LOC131204944 gene encoding rho GTPase-activating protein 20-like isoform X2, protein MKPVVQRRRSTSAALSKALGKSKHRSREIILSSSHGDNGLPAGAFSNPNSIFILDERVQLSLGLQTQERHLFLFSNMLIVAKSKSSSSLKLKKKVHLSEVWTGSCLSEVSEKKISPDTSFVIGWPTVNYVVTFSSSEVKERWLSMLLWHIYEMKQTEYAKSLPMQILVTDREKSSSNTALSISNMETADDIIKKATEQLGVPGRPSDYHLWVISGRDNPAYPLIGHEHPFSIILGCLRGSVNQMRGPSNGLLLPEEYETSLLDQLPMDRRCQFILKPKPQAPVQLRRAPLQKHFKRKKSLIDWALRRSVSTPTGSPASQSPTNPRKLFGLSLTSVCPDGTLPKPIMDILYLLYHEGPSTRGIFRRSANAKNCKELKEKLNSGDDVQVDGESVFVAAAIITDFLRNIPDSILSSDMHNLWMEAMDKESRAQKIEAIQSLVKQLPEANLLLLRHLFGVLHHIEQNAVENQMNAFNLALCIAPNMLWLPSPTGPEEESKATKKVAMLVQFLIENSAEIFGGDIASLFQKPEKKKSRSVDDLLVQHNDSSDEMEYATSYQERGQQRYGLEGDNGLFSPSGGLILSEEQEDWDLFSEITACYQNKARKNASTDSYDLLEEESSFCSLGSISSLSPARNRCSSEPSVCLSSQFPAQDHEPVARQSSCDATIMHSHGNYIHRLKQLQLESQKLIDEGLSPGLSRARQNFWRSPLCSHVAKKVSTEKTSLSNRSSFSSLSSTTTSPSASSLSSLDSAFSYCSESSAFSPMDVLSLPFMFGTSTRLHALSPKEPKKPLKGLHKSFTPPLPQGPGNMDSCRDSVRQVEDEEKSHGRDEGQAFMSLRMTGNLGNEDNLEKNQQESQFTKMPSLVLGRHSSEDPDRRHHIPAPVNQYVQREKSVKHLEVKRAEPALHGQESLKRTKITVYMAPKERSPRDSPVVAEEAVVTVSNQGTSSDGKHSSSEGTSKSLPTVRVHIPQTVFYGQNTPLVLHSISRRYHQGSMGHSSQEKLPQRAALAEDPGQLLTHLEEKPSQDGSGTFHFFLPASIRNTVREYFSQDNPKDFAPTGAEMVEKELIRGRVEWLRSQSCPSVQAEEHNSFMLAEETFV, encoded by the exons GGAAATTATTTTGTCATCCTCACACGGAGATAATGGATTACCAGCTGGAGCTTTCAGCAACCCAAATTCCATCTTCATCTTGGACGAGCGGGTCCAGCTTTCTCTGGGCTTGCAAACCCAAGAGAGGCATTTGTTCCTCTTCAGCAACATGCTAATTGTTGCCAAATCCAA GTCCTCTTCTAGCTTGAAACTGAAGAAAAAAGTCCATCTGAGTGAAGTATGGACCGGATCCTGCCTTAGTGAAGTGTCAGAGAAGAAAATTAGCCCAGACACATCTTTTGTGATTGGCTGGCCAACTGTAAATTATGTCGTCACTTTCAG cTCTTCGGAAGTGAAGGAAAGATGGCTGTCCATGCTGCTCTG GCATATCTATGAAATGAAGCAGACTGAGTATGCCAAAAGTTTGCCTATGCAGATTTTGGTAACGGACAGGGAGAAAAGCTCTTCT aACACGGCATTAAGCATCTCCAACATGGAAACCGCTGACGATATTATCAAAAAGGCCACAGAACAGTTGGGGGTTCCT GGGAGACCAAGTGACTATCACCTCTGGGTAATCTCAGGAAGGGACAATCCTGCATACCCTCTGATTG GACATGAGCATCCCTTCAGCATTATCCTGGGTTGCCTCCGAGGCTCCGTGAACCAGATGCGAGGCCCCAGCAACGGCCTGCTGCTTCCTGAGGAGTATGAAACATCACTGTTGGACCAGCTGCCCATGGACCGGCGGTGCCAGTTCATCCTGAAGCCCAAACCCCAGGCTCCGGTGCAGTTGCGGAGAG CCCCTTTGCAGAAACATTTCAAGCGGAAGAAGTCCCTGATCGACTGGGCTCTTCGGCGAAGTGTCAGCACCCCGACGGGCAGTCCTGCCTCTCAGTCCCCAACCAACCCCCGAAAACTCTTTGGCTTGTCCTTAACATCGGTCTGTCCTGACGGAACTCTTCCCAAACCCATCATG GACATTTTGTATCTGCTCTACCACGAAGGTCCTTCCACACGGGGCATCTTCAGGCGCTCTGCCAATGCCAAAAATTGCAAGGAGCTGAAAGAGAAGCTCAACTCAGGCGACGATGTCCAAGTGGATGGTGAATCTGTCTTCGTGGCGGCAGCAATCATTACG GACTTTCTACGAAATATACCTGACAGTATTCTGTCCTCAGACATGCACAATCTATGGATGGAAGCCATGGATAAAGAAAGCCGAGCTCAAAAGATTGaagccatccagag CTTAGTGAAGCAGCTTCCGGAGGCCAACCTCCTTTTGCTCAGGCACCTGTTTGGAGTCTTGCACCATATTGAGCAGAATGCGGTGGAGAATCAGATGAATGCCTTCAACCTGGCTCTTTGCATCGCCCCCAACATGTTGTGGCTTCCCAGTCCCACTGGACCCGAGGAGGAAAGCAAGGCAACCAAGAAG GTGGCCATGTTGGTGCAATTCCTAATCGAAAACTCTGCTGAAATTTTTGGAGGAGACATTGCTTCCCTGTTCCAGAAGCCAGAGAAGAAGAAGTCCCGAAGTGTGGATGACTTGCTAG TTCAGCACAACGATTCCTCGGATGAGATGGAATATGCTACCTCTTACCAAGAAAGAGGCCAACAACGTTATGGGCTTGAAGGAGACAATGGCCTGTTCAGCCCATCTGGAGGGCTGATTCTCAGTGAGGAACAAGAAGACTGGGATTTGTTCAGTGAGATCACTGCTTGCTACCAGAATAAAGCCAGGAAAAACGCAAGTACTGACAGTTATGACCTCCTTGAAGAAGAAAGTTCCTTCTGCTCTCTCGGTTCCATCAGTTCCCTCAGCCCTGCAAGGAACCGATGCTCCTCGGAGCCCAGTGTTTGCTTGAGCTCTCAGTTCCCTGCCCAGGACCACGAGCCAGTGGCCCGCCAATCCAGTTGTGACGCCACCATCATGCATAGCCATGGCAATTACATCCATAGGCTCAAGCAGTTGCAGCTGGAGAGTCAGAAGCTCATTGATGAAGGTTTGAGCCCCGGGTTGAGCAGAGCAAGGCAAAACTTCTGGAGGTCACCTCTGTGCAGCCACGTGGCAAAGAAGGTCAGCACTGAGAAAACAAGTCTGTCCAACCGGTCCAGCTTCTCCAGCCTGTCCTCCACCACCACTTCTCCCTCAGCTTCCTCCTTAAGCTCCCTAGACAGTGCCTTCTCCTATTGCTCTGAGTCCTCTGCCTTCAGCCCCATGGATGTCTTGAGCCTGCCCTTCATGTTTGGTACTTCCACCAGGCTCCATGCTTTGTCCCCCAAAGAGCCTAAGAAGCCCTTGAAAGGATTGCACAAGTCCTTTACTCCTCCTTTGCCCCAAGGCCCTGGCAATATGGACTCTTGCCGTGACAGTGTCAGGCAAGTGGAGGATGAAGAGAAAAGCCATGGCAGAGACGAGGGGCAGGCTTTCATGTCCCTTAGGATGACTGGAAATCTAGGAAATGAGGACAACTTGGAAAAAAACCAGCAAGAGTCGCAGTTCACCAAGATGCCCTCTCTGGTTCTTGGGAGACACAGTTCTGAAGACCCTGACCGCAGGCATCATATTCCTGCTCCAGTGAACCAGTATGTACAGAGGGAGAAATCTGTGAAGCACCTAGAGGTCAAACGTGCAGAACCTGCTCTTCACGGTCAAGAGAGTTTGAAGCGCACCAAGATAACAGTGTACATGGCCCCCAAAGAGCGAAGTCCAAGGGATTCCCCAGTGGTGGCAGAGGAAGCAGTTGTGACTGTGAGCAACCAGGGTACCAGCTCAGATGGAAAACACAGTAGCAGTGAAGGCACTTCCAAGAGCCTACCAACTGTACGGGTTCATATTCCCCAGACAGTCTTTTACGGACAAAACACTCCTTTGGTACTCCATTCCATTTCAAGGAGGTACCACCAAGGATCTATGGGCCATTCGTCACAGGAGAAGCTTCCACAAAGGGCCGCTCTGGCAGAAGACCCAGGGCAGCTGCTGACACATCTGGAAGAGAAGCCCAGCCAGGATGGCAGTGGCACTTTCCACTTCTTTCTCCCAGCTTCCATTCGCAACACAGTCCGGGAATACTTCAGCCAGGACAATCCCAAAGACTTTGCCCCAACAGGAGCAGAAATGGTGGAGAAGGAACTGATCCGGGGTAGAGTCGAGTGGCTTAGAAGCCAGTCCTGCCCCAGTGTCCAAGCTGAGGAGCACAACAGCTTCATGTTGGCAGAGGAGACCTTTGTTTAA
- the LOC131204944 gene encoding rho GTPase-activating protein 20-like isoform X1, which yields MKPVVQRRRSTSAALSKALGKSKHRSSREIILSSSHGDNGLPAGAFSNPNSIFILDERVQLSLGLQTQERHLFLFSNMLIVAKSKSSSSLKLKKKVHLSEVWTGSCLSEVSEKKISPDTSFVIGWPTVNYVVTFSSSEVKERWLSMLLWHIYEMKQTEYAKSLPMQILVTDREKSSSNTALSISNMETADDIIKKATEQLGVPGRPSDYHLWVISGRDNPAYPLIGHEHPFSIILGCLRGSVNQMRGPSNGLLLPEEYETSLLDQLPMDRRCQFILKPKPQAPVQLRRAPLQKHFKRKKSLIDWALRRSVSTPTGSPASQSPTNPRKLFGLSLTSVCPDGTLPKPIMDILYLLYHEGPSTRGIFRRSANAKNCKELKEKLNSGDDVQVDGESVFVAAAIITDFLRNIPDSILSSDMHNLWMEAMDKESRAQKIEAIQSLVKQLPEANLLLLRHLFGVLHHIEQNAVENQMNAFNLALCIAPNMLWLPSPTGPEEESKATKKVAMLVQFLIENSAEIFGGDIASLFQKPEKKKSRSVDDLLVQHNDSSDEMEYATSYQERGQQRYGLEGDNGLFSPSGGLILSEEQEDWDLFSEITACYQNKARKNASTDSYDLLEEESSFCSLGSISSLSPARNRCSSEPSVCLSSQFPAQDHEPVARQSSCDATIMHSHGNYIHRLKQLQLESQKLIDEGLSPGLSRARQNFWRSPLCSHVAKKVSTEKTSLSNRSSFSSLSSTTTSPSASSLSSLDSAFSYCSESSAFSPMDVLSLPFMFGTSTRLHALSPKEPKKPLKGLHKSFTPPLPQGPGNMDSCRDSVRQVEDEEKSHGRDEGQAFMSLRMTGNLGNEDNLEKNQQESQFTKMPSLVLGRHSSEDPDRRHHIPAPVNQYVQREKSVKHLEVKRAEPALHGQESLKRTKITVYMAPKERSPRDSPVVAEEAVVTVSNQGTSSDGKHSSSEGTSKSLPTVRVHIPQTVFYGQNTPLVLHSISRRYHQGSMGHSSQEKLPQRAALAEDPGQLLTHLEEKPSQDGSGTFHFFLPASIRNTVREYFSQDNPKDFAPTGAEMVEKELIRGRVEWLRSQSCPSVQAEEHNSFMLAEETFV from the exons CAGGGAAATTATTTTGTCATCCTCACACGGAGATAATGGATTACCAGCTGGAGCTTTCAGCAACCCAAATTCCATCTTCATCTTGGACGAGCGGGTCCAGCTTTCTCTGGGCTTGCAAACCCAAGAGAGGCATTTGTTCCTCTTCAGCAACATGCTAATTGTTGCCAAATCCAA GTCCTCTTCTAGCTTGAAACTGAAGAAAAAAGTCCATCTGAGTGAAGTATGGACCGGATCCTGCCTTAGTGAAGTGTCAGAGAAGAAAATTAGCCCAGACACATCTTTTGTGATTGGCTGGCCAACTGTAAATTATGTCGTCACTTTCAG cTCTTCGGAAGTGAAGGAAAGATGGCTGTCCATGCTGCTCTG GCATATCTATGAAATGAAGCAGACTGAGTATGCCAAAAGTTTGCCTATGCAGATTTTGGTAACGGACAGGGAGAAAAGCTCTTCT aACACGGCATTAAGCATCTCCAACATGGAAACCGCTGACGATATTATCAAAAAGGCCACAGAACAGTTGGGGGTTCCT GGGAGACCAAGTGACTATCACCTCTGGGTAATCTCAGGAAGGGACAATCCTGCATACCCTCTGATTG GACATGAGCATCCCTTCAGCATTATCCTGGGTTGCCTCCGAGGCTCCGTGAACCAGATGCGAGGCCCCAGCAACGGCCTGCTGCTTCCTGAGGAGTATGAAACATCACTGTTGGACCAGCTGCCCATGGACCGGCGGTGCCAGTTCATCCTGAAGCCCAAACCCCAGGCTCCGGTGCAGTTGCGGAGAG CCCCTTTGCAGAAACATTTCAAGCGGAAGAAGTCCCTGATCGACTGGGCTCTTCGGCGAAGTGTCAGCACCCCGACGGGCAGTCCTGCCTCTCAGTCCCCAACCAACCCCCGAAAACTCTTTGGCTTGTCCTTAACATCGGTCTGTCCTGACGGAACTCTTCCCAAACCCATCATG GACATTTTGTATCTGCTCTACCACGAAGGTCCTTCCACACGGGGCATCTTCAGGCGCTCTGCCAATGCCAAAAATTGCAAGGAGCTGAAAGAGAAGCTCAACTCAGGCGACGATGTCCAAGTGGATGGTGAATCTGTCTTCGTGGCGGCAGCAATCATTACG GACTTTCTACGAAATATACCTGACAGTATTCTGTCCTCAGACATGCACAATCTATGGATGGAAGCCATGGATAAAGAAAGCCGAGCTCAAAAGATTGaagccatccagag CTTAGTGAAGCAGCTTCCGGAGGCCAACCTCCTTTTGCTCAGGCACCTGTTTGGAGTCTTGCACCATATTGAGCAGAATGCGGTGGAGAATCAGATGAATGCCTTCAACCTGGCTCTTTGCATCGCCCCCAACATGTTGTGGCTTCCCAGTCCCACTGGACCCGAGGAGGAAAGCAAGGCAACCAAGAAG GTGGCCATGTTGGTGCAATTCCTAATCGAAAACTCTGCTGAAATTTTTGGAGGAGACATTGCTTCCCTGTTCCAGAAGCCAGAGAAGAAGAAGTCCCGAAGTGTGGATGACTTGCTAG TTCAGCACAACGATTCCTCGGATGAGATGGAATATGCTACCTCTTACCAAGAAAGAGGCCAACAACGTTATGGGCTTGAAGGAGACAATGGCCTGTTCAGCCCATCTGGAGGGCTGATTCTCAGTGAGGAACAAGAAGACTGGGATTTGTTCAGTGAGATCACTGCTTGCTACCAGAATAAAGCCAGGAAAAACGCAAGTACTGACAGTTATGACCTCCTTGAAGAAGAAAGTTCCTTCTGCTCTCTCGGTTCCATCAGTTCCCTCAGCCCTGCAAGGAACCGATGCTCCTCGGAGCCCAGTGTTTGCTTGAGCTCTCAGTTCCCTGCCCAGGACCACGAGCCAGTGGCCCGCCAATCCAGTTGTGACGCCACCATCATGCATAGCCATGGCAATTACATCCATAGGCTCAAGCAGTTGCAGCTGGAGAGTCAGAAGCTCATTGATGAAGGTTTGAGCCCCGGGTTGAGCAGAGCAAGGCAAAACTTCTGGAGGTCACCTCTGTGCAGCCACGTGGCAAAGAAGGTCAGCACTGAGAAAACAAGTCTGTCCAACCGGTCCAGCTTCTCCAGCCTGTCCTCCACCACCACTTCTCCCTCAGCTTCCTCCTTAAGCTCCCTAGACAGTGCCTTCTCCTATTGCTCTGAGTCCTCTGCCTTCAGCCCCATGGATGTCTTGAGCCTGCCCTTCATGTTTGGTACTTCCACCAGGCTCCATGCTTTGTCCCCCAAAGAGCCTAAGAAGCCCTTGAAAGGATTGCACAAGTCCTTTACTCCTCCTTTGCCCCAAGGCCCTGGCAATATGGACTCTTGCCGTGACAGTGTCAGGCAAGTGGAGGATGAAGAGAAAAGCCATGGCAGAGACGAGGGGCAGGCTTTCATGTCCCTTAGGATGACTGGAAATCTAGGAAATGAGGACAACTTGGAAAAAAACCAGCAAGAGTCGCAGTTCACCAAGATGCCCTCTCTGGTTCTTGGGAGACACAGTTCTGAAGACCCTGACCGCAGGCATCATATTCCTGCTCCAGTGAACCAGTATGTACAGAGGGAGAAATCTGTGAAGCACCTAGAGGTCAAACGTGCAGAACCTGCTCTTCACGGTCAAGAGAGTTTGAAGCGCACCAAGATAACAGTGTACATGGCCCCCAAAGAGCGAAGTCCAAGGGATTCCCCAGTGGTGGCAGAGGAAGCAGTTGTGACTGTGAGCAACCAGGGTACCAGCTCAGATGGAAAACACAGTAGCAGTGAAGGCACTTCCAAGAGCCTACCAACTGTACGGGTTCATATTCCCCAGACAGTCTTTTACGGACAAAACACTCCTTTGGTACTCCATTCCATTTCAAGGAGGTACCACCAAGGATCTATGGGCCATTCGTCACAGGAGAAGCTTCCACAAAGGGCCGCTCTGGCAGAAGACCCAGGGCAGCTGCTGACACATCTGGAAGAGAAGCCCAGCCAGGATGGCAGTGGCACTTTCCACTTCTTTCTCCCAGCTTCCATTCGCAACACAGTCCGGGAATACTTCAGCCAGGACAATCCCAAAGACTTTGCCCCAACAGGAGCAGAAATGGTGGAGAAGGAACTGATCCGGGGTAGAGTCGAGTGGCTTAGAAGCCAGTCCTGCCCCAGTGTCCAAGCTGAGGAGCACAACAGCTTCATGTTGGCAGAGGAGACCTTTGTTTAA